Sequence from the Anas acuta chromosome 24, bAnaAcu1.1, whole genome shotgun sequence genome:
TTTTGTGTttaggagggggaaaaaagaaaaaaaggggggaaaaaattacaTCTCCCGGCCAGCCTCTTTCCAGGTTCCCAGGTCGTCGTTTTCAGCCTTGGtgatggcaagaaaaaaaaatggcccAGCAAAGGGTGCCCAGCAAATCCCCCAGGTCTCCGGCCAAAACCTGCTGGGGTCAGAGCCCAGGGGCAGAGCCGGGAGGTTTGGGGAGGACCAAACGCCCCCGGGGGTGGCCACGGTCACCAGCCCGGGGTGCGAGGGGTGtccctgtcctgtcctgtccccaccAGACATCGACGAGTGCCGGCTCAACAACGGGGGCTGCGACCACATCTGCAGGAACACGGTGGGCAGCTTCGAGTGCAGCTGCAAGAAGGGCTACAAGCTGCTCATCAACGAGAGGAACTGCCAAGGTGAGGGCGCTGGGGACCTGGGGACCTCGCCTCTCCCTGCCCTTCGTCCCCGTCCCTTCCTCTGTGGTCCCGTCCCCAAGCAGGGGTCCTGCCCTGGGTGGGCACAGCTCAGCGCCCACCCTGCTCGGCTTCTTGCgagctttgtgttttcttgcatGAGTTTTTTTCCTTGGGTCGGTGATGGGAAGAATCCCAGAGTCAtcagggctggaggagccccccaGGGTCACCTGCTCcaagcaccccccccccactgtccccactgagccgtgtccccaagcaccagcccCAACCTCTcctggagcccccccagggacggggactcccccacctccctgggcaacccgtcccaacgccTGCCCGCTctgtctgagcagaaatggctcctcattgcccacctcaacctcccctggcacagctccaggcCGTTGCACAGGCTGAATCCTGCCTGCCCATCCCATAACCTGGTCTGCTCCCCGCTTGGGGCCATGCTCTGGATGCAGAGCGAGGCTTCGGGTGCCTTTGCCAggctttcctccttccccatcactcagaaggcaggagggagggctGTGTCTCCTGCTCGGCACAGCTTTCCCaccttcctctccccaccccgACGTCCTGCAAAATCTCACCAAACCTTGCCGCTGCGTTGCCAGTGCGCGGCACCACCGGTTGCGGGGCCATTttgggggggcacagggctcccccccagccctgagccGAGGGCAGTGCTCGAACGCAGCTGCTGCAAGCCAAAAACTCGGGCTCTGGCCCCAGCAGGGGGGCGCAGGGCTTGCCGACGCTCCAGGGCTGAGCCCTCTTTCATCTCCGTCCAGGTGCCGCGCGCTCTTGCAAGTTTGACGTGAGCGCGGCAATTAACTTAATGAAGCCAATGAAACGAGGATCAAACCCGCCGGGCTGGGCTCACCCGCGCAGCCGGGGCCGCCCAGCCCTGGAGAGGTGCCCCGCGGGGGTGCGGAGACAGCTCTGGCACCGTCCCGGGGCAGGACGTGCCCGTGCAACAGCTCTGCCCGCCGGGCAGCACCCAAGGGTCCCCGCAGCCGTGCAGAGGGCATGGTTTGGCACGTTTTGGGTgcggagggggctgcaggagttTGGAGGGGGAAGGACATCGGTGTGGGGGGCTGCAGAtgctctggcagcagctggacCATGCAGGGGGGGTGGGACATGAGGTCCCAGAGCATCCCAGTGCAACCAGAGCATCCCAGTGCATCCCAGAGCATCCCAGTGCAGCCCCCCCGTTTGCTGCAGCAGGTGGGGGAGGGCCGTGCCAGccctcagctccctgccttgcctttttcccccctccccagacaTCGACGAGTGCTCGTTCGACCGCACCTGCGACCACCTCTGCATCAACACCCCCGGCAGCTTCCAGTGCCTCTGCAACAAGGGCTACACGCTGTACGGCCTCACCCACTGCGGAGGTAGGGCCGGGCGGGTGCTGGGTCCCCACCTCCCCGATGGGTTCGGGGTCCTGGGGGGGAGCACTCGGGACACCCAGAAACGGGGCAGCCCCACCGCACGGTCGCTGCGAGCCCCCTGGGGCTGTCCCCGAGGGCTGGTttggggggtcccaggggggaTGCCCCATGTCCCCGCCGTGCACCCGGTGCCGGGGCCGGGTGGGGAGGGCGCACGCAGCCAGGGGCTGGTGTCTGCGACTTCAAACGGGGCGACAGGAACAGCTTGCGACTTGTCTGCAGCGGCGGAGAGGGGAGAAATCCCCGGCGTTtttggcagggagctgggacgGGGTGGGAAGGGGAACATCAAAAGGGGCTGAGCTCGGTTTGAGCTCAGGCTGGCTCCCAAGGGCGGGGGCGTGCGGTGCCCCGGGACGCGGGGAGCAGATGGGATGCGCGGGGGGTGCCGGAGAGGGGTCATGGCAGGAGAGGAGGGTGACCCTCCTGAGACCCCCGGTGGCAttccccagcctgggctgcttgGGGTTGGAACCGAGCCTCGTGGGGTCCGCAGCAGGGAGAGGTGACAGCCCCAGGGGGGAACGGGGGGGTTGCCCAGGTCTGTGCCCCGTTTTGGGCTGGGGTCGGGGGTCCCCCCACGGAGGGGCCGTGCTGGAGGGGAGCAGCGGGGAGAGGGGCCGGGCTGCCAAGCAGCTGCCTTTTGAATTGGGCTGCTAAATGCTTCCATGTCGGCTCTGTCTGCTGCCCCCCgcagctccccagcctgccGTGGGGCCGGGCTCAGCCTGGGTGGGCTGCACCCGCCGCCGCCTGGCCCCTGCCCTTGGGGGTGCCACCGGCTGGGGCTTCCCTCAAACCCCCCCAAATTGGggctgtggagctgggaggaggcagagctggaagcaCCCTGCTGGGGCACGGGGTTTGTGCACTTTGGCCATCCAAAATCCCGCTCTGAGGGCAATTCAGCATCACAGGGGTCCCGCTCTGCCCCCCTGacatcccccccccacctctccccgtgtcccccccccagatGTGGACGAATGCAGCATCAACCGCGGGGGCTGCAAATTCGGCTGCATCAACACGCCCGGCAGCTACCAGTGTACCTGTCCCGCCGGCTGCAAGCTGCACTGGAACAAAAAGGACTGCGTAGGTACGTGggggcagagcctgctgctgccagggatgctccagcacagccttgGGGGGTGCcaaaaccccacagcccccaccgTGGCTGTCAGTGGGTGGCGTGCTGGGATTTGGGGCATCCCGCTGCAGGGATGCTCCAGAGCAGGATGATTTTGTCTGGGGTCCCTTGTCCATATGGCATGGGTCTAGATGGGATGGGATGTGCTGTCCTGCTCCCTCTGTCCTGATTTATGGACTTTTTCCATTGATTTATGGACCGTGCTTGGGGCTGGCCGTGAGCTCGTGCCCCGGCAGGTGCCCCTAAATGAATGATTTTTGTGGCCCTGGCTGTGCTCCGGCACCCGCCCAACCCCCTTCACTGGGGAAAGACGCAGCAAAGTGCAGCTTTGCCctaaaaatcctgaaaaatccCAGCGGTGACAGCTCaaggaggagctgggctgggggttgGGATGCTGCTCCCCACGCCGCACCGTGCCGCCAGCTGAGGGGGGACGAGGGGGTCCCGCCGTGGCTCTGTGCCACCCACGGGCGTCCCCCTCTTGTTGTCACCAGCTGGTGCGTGTCCCTCAGAGCTGGTGAAATGCCTGTCAGGTTCCGTGCCGCCGCGGGCCACCCTCACCTGCAACAAGACGGGCAAGAAGGACAGCTGCGCCCTCACCTGCGCCTCCAAGGCTCGCTTCCAGCCAGGTacgggggggttttggggggtccccatctccctgcctgGCCCAAACtgggggcagaggagcagctggcGGAGCACCCTGAGATCCCGAGCCCTGGGATGAGGGAAAAGGagtgtttgtgggttttttttcctggctgagTTTGGCTCCTCGGGATGGGTTTGCGCAGCGCAGGAGCCAGGCggtggggtgctgggtgctgggtgctgccccccaggGTCTCTGCACCCCCTTGGGGCAAGCACCGCCGCTCTGTAGGGACCGTGTGGCTGCaccggggggggctcagcaccgaGGGGCACCCCCAatgcctgctcctccttcccACAGAGTCAGACAGCAGCTACACCGTGAGCTGCGGGACGCCCGTGCTGCGGCAGGGCAGCCAGCAGAGAGCGGCcaacagcagccagcagtgcctCGGTAAGGGGGCTCCGAGCAGCCACCCCCCTCCCCTAAAAAAACCCCCCCCGTGCTGCTCCCCCCTTGCCCCCCGGCTGGTTCAGCACCCGCCTTTTCTTTTAGAGGCTGTCGTTGCGCCAATCAAGCAGAAAGCTTCCTTCAAGATCAAGGACGCCAAGTGCCACCTGCACCCGCGGGCCAAGGGCAAGCAGGACGAGGCGGGGAAAACCGGGGCGCAAGGTGAGGGAGGGTCGGAGGGGGTGctcctgtgtcccccccccggcacggACGGGGCCCTGACTTGTCCCCCCCTCATGCAGGAGGTGCGGCGCCCTGCTCCGACTGCCAGGTTGCCTTCGTCAACCTCAAGTGCGACTCGTCCAAGAAGGGGAAGGGCCGGCGGGCGCGCAACTCCTCCGGCAAGGAGGTGACGCGCATCACGCTGGAGTTCGAGGCTGAGATCAAGCCGGAGGAGACCACAGGTGGGCACGGGGCGGGTGTTTGGGGGGCGGGAAGGAGAGCCCAAGTGGTCCTTGGTGTCCCGCTGGGGTGGGGTGTGGGGTCCCGCTGGGTTTCCCCCTTATCGCCGCCGTCCCTCTTTCTCCCCGCCGCGCACCCAGCCAGCTGCAACCTGCACTGCCTGCGGCAGAAAGTGGAGAAGAAGCTCAAGTCGGCCATCAAAGCCCTGAAGAAATCCATCAACCAGGAGCGGTTCCTGCTGCGCTTCGCCGGGATGGAGTACGAGGTGGCGAGGAAGCTGAGCGTGGCCCCCGAGCGGCAGGAGAGCTGCGGGCCGGGCCAGCAGCGCCTGGGCACCAAGTGTGGTAAGGGGGCACCGCggggagccggggagggggctggcatgtgggtccccccccccccagggataTCCCCCTGCCGTGCCGCTCACCTCCACCCCTGGCTCTCAGTTAGCTGCTCGCAGGGAACCTATTACCACGGGCAGACGGAGCAGTGCGTCCCCTGCCCCTCGGGCACCTACCAGGAGAAGGAGGGGCAGCTCTCCTGTGACCTGTGTCCCCGCAGCGACGCCTTCGGCCCCGTGGGAGCCACCAACATCACCGGCTGCACGGGTAAGGGGGCAcggagggggtttgggggggagtGCCTGGGGACATCCCCACCCTGCGATCTCAGTGCCCCCGTCCAGAAGGTGGAAAAGCCCTGGGCACCCCGGAGACCCCCAGGAGTTCCCCATTTTGGAGCAGGGGAGAAGCTTTTAGAGGGGCCCCACCACTCGGCTCCTATTTTCTCGGGGCTGCTGAGCCTGGCGGGGCGAGGAGCTGGGCAtggggcacccctgggtgctgggtgccagcGATGCCTGTGCCCGCAGGTCAGTGCCCCCCCGGCCAGCACTCCGCCGACGGCTTCAAGCCCTGCCAGCCGTGCCCCCGCGGCTCCTACCAGCCCGAGGTGGGGCGTGCGCTCTGCTTCCCCTGCGGCGGGGGGCTGACCACCAAGCACGAGGGAGCCCTCTCCTTCCAGGACTGTGACACCAAAGGTAGGTCCGAgacagcccccggggggggtaacggggggggtcccatggggTTGTGCCCCCTTTTGAGCCCCCTTTGCTTTCCGCTCCCCCAGTCCAGTGCTCGCCCGGGCACTACTACAACACCAGCGTCCACCGCTGCATTCGCTGCGCCGTGGGCACCTACCAGCCCGATTTTCGGCAGAATTACTGCATCGCCTGCCCCGGCAACACCACCACCGACTTTGACGGCTCCACCTCCGTGTCCCAGTGCAAAAGTAAGCAGGGCATGGTGCTGTGGGGGGGTGGGCGTGCTGTGAGCTGGGGTCTTTCCTCCAAAGCAGCCGATAATTCCTTCAAATAGCATTTTGGGGTTATTTTATTTGGGTATGCAATGAGCAGTGCCACCGAGcgctctcccccccccaccgcccAGTAAACCCTCACTGTCCCAGTCCCCGTGCCACTGGTTCCCAGTGGGACTGGCTCTCCGTGCCCTCTCCCACCTTGCTTGCAGACCGGCAGTGCGGGGGCGAGCTGGGCGAGTACACGGGCTACATCGAGTCCCCAAATTACCCGGGGAATTACCCCGCCAACGTGGAGTGCACCTGGAACATCAACCCGCCCCCCAAGCGCAAGATCCTCATCGTGGTGCCGGAGATCTTCCTGCCCTCCGAGGACGAGTGCGGGGACGTCCTGGTCATGCGGAAAAACTGTAGGTAACCGAGCGCGCCGCGGGGGGAGCGCAGAGCCGTGGttttgcagagctgagctgatTTATGCCAAGGGGAAAAGCCCCGGCCCGGgatggaggtggtggggtgCTTCTAGGAAATGGGTGGGCGGGAGGGGATCGGTGTCACCCGCCTGCTCGGTGCCTTGTTGGTGTGTAGGGCTGCGCACGGTGAGCTGGGCTGAGCACCCTTCGGCACGCTTTCTCCGGGGTTAAAACctctggaagggaaaaaggaaccCCATCCATTCCAGGGAAGGGATATGGGCACCCCTGCCATTTAacaggaggggctgggagggggctcAGCCTCGCTGCACGCAGCCAATCCCACCCTGGtgccccctgctctgcccctctCGCCCCCTTTTGAGGGTTTGGCGCGGTGGGGCCGGGGTTGTCACGCAGCCCCCGGCCGTTCCCCTCGCAGCCTCGCCGTCCTCCATCACCACCTACGAGACGTGCCAGACGTACGAGAGGCCCATCGCCTTCACGGCCCGCTCTCGCAAGCTGTGGATCAACTTCAAAACCAGCGAGGCCAACAGCGCCCGGGGCTTCCAGATCCCCTACGTCACCTACGACGGTGAGCACGGGGAGAGCAGCTGGGCCCGGCATCGCCTCGCCCGCTACCCGGGGACCCCAAATCTGCGCGCCTTGGGGGGCAGCCGagtgcctggggaggggggtggaggTTTGGGGACACGTCCCCTGAGCTGGTTTCTCGCTCGGGTGTTGCAGAGGACTACGAGCAGCTGGTGGAGGACATCGTGCGGGACGGCAGGCTGTACGCCTCCGAGAACCACCAGGAGATCCTCAAGGTGAGCGCGTCCCCGTGGGGGCCTTGTCACCTGGGGCTTAGCGGGATGCTTGGAGGGGTTTGGGATTCCCTGGCAGCCCTGGGGTGAGTGCAACTCAACTCCCTGCTTCGGTTCGGGGTCGtgctggggttttggggagctgcccccagcaggaTCGGGAGAGGGAGGGTGACCCCGGCTCTGCTTCCCCGCAGGACAAGAAGCTGATCAAGGCGTTTTTCGACGTGCTGGCGCACCCCCAGAACTACTTCAAGTACACGGAGAAGCACAAGGAGATGCTGCCCCGCTCCTTCATCAAGCTGCTGCGCTCCAAAGTCTCCAGCTTCCTCCGGCCTTACAAATAGCGCCctgccgccccgcgccccgcggCTGCCGAGGAaaccctcctctccctcccttcttacttcacttctcctcctcccccctgctCGGCTCCGGCAGGACCACCGCCACCTCCCGCTCCGCAGATGTCT
This genomic interval carries:
- the SCUBE3 gene encoding signal peptide, CUB and EGF-like domain-containing protein 3 isoform X7, translated to MGALQLAGFCTLFFLLHSGKTLANKAGQDVDECVEGTDSCHIDAICQNTPKSYKCICKSGYTGDGKHCKDVDECEREDNAGCVHECVNIPGNYRCTCYDGFRLAHDGHNCLDLDECSEGNGGCQQTCVNMMGSYECFCREGFFLSDNQHTCIQRPEEGMNCMNKNHGCAHICRETPKGGIACECRPGFELTKNQRDCKLTCNYGNGGCQHTCDDTDQGPKCGCHVKFLLHSDGVTCIGERHFQQHVILETFSNETCAVNNGGCDSKCHDAATGVHCSCPMGFMLQPDRKTCKDIDECRLNNGGCDHICRNTVGSFECSCKKGYKLLINERNCQDIDECSFDRTCDHLCINTPGSFQCLCNKGYTLYGLTHCGDVDECSINRGGCKFGCINTPGSYQCTCPAGCKLHWNKKDCVELVKCLSGSVPPRATLTCNKTGKKDSCALTCASKARFQPESDSSYTVSCGTPVLRQGSQQRAANSSQQCLEAVVAPIKQKASFKIKDAKCHLHPRAKGKQDEAGKTGAQGGAAPCSDCQVAFVNLKCDSSKKGKGRRARNSSGKEVTRITLEFEAEIKPEETTASCNLHCLRQKVEKKLKSAIKALKKSINQERFLLRFAGMEYEVARKLSVAPERQESCGPGQQRLGTKCVSCSQGTYYHGQTEQCVPCPSGTYQEKEGQLSCDLCPRSDAFGPVGATNITGCTGQCPPGQHSADGFKPCQPCPRGSYQPEVGRALCFPCGGGLTTKHEGALSFQDCDTKVQCSPGHYYNTSVHRCIRCAVGTYQPDFRQNYCIACPGNTTTDFDGSTSVSQCKNRQCGGELGEYTGYIESPNYPGNYPANVECTWNINPPPKRKILIVVPEIFLPSEDECGDVLVMRKNSSPSSITTYETCQTYERPIAFTARSRKLWINFKTSEANSARGFQIPYVTYDEDYEQLVEDIVRDGRLYASENHQEILKDKKLIKAFFDVLAHPQNYFKYTEKHKEMLPRSFIKLLRSKVSSFLRPYK
- the SCUBE3 gene encoding signal peptide, CUB and EGF-like domain-containing protein 3 isoform X6, which translates into the protein MGALQLAGFCTLFFLLHSGKTLANKAGQDVDECVEGTDSCHIDAICQNTPKSYKCICKSGYTGDGKHCKDVDECEREDNAGCVHECVNIPGNYRCTCYDGFRLAHDGHNCLDLDECSEGNGGCQQTCVNMMGSYECFCREGFFLSDNQHTCIQRPEEGMNCMNKNHGCAHICRETPKGGIACECRPGFELTKNQRDCKLTCNYGNGGCQHTCDDTDQGPKCGCHVKFLLHSDGVTCIGERHFQQHVILETFSNETCAVNNGGCDSKCHDAATGVHCSCPMGFMLQPDRKTCKDIDECRLNNGGCDHICRNTVGSFECSCKKGYKLLINERNCQDIDECSFDRTCDHLCINTPGSFQCLCNKGYTLYGLTHCGDVDECSINRGGCKFGCINTPGSYQCTCPAGCKLHWNKKDCVAGACPSELVKCLSGSVPPRATLTCNKTGKKDSCALTCASKARFQPESDSSYTVSCGTPVLRQGSQQRAANSSQQCLEAVVAPIKQKASFKIKDAKCHLHPRAKGKQDEAGKTGAQGGAAPCSDCQVAFVNLKCDSSKKGKGRRARNSSGKEVTRITLEFEAEIKPEETTASCNLHCLRQKVEKKLKSAIKALKKSINQERFLLRFAGMEYEVARKLSVAPERQESCGPGQQRLGTKCVSCSQGTYYHGQTEQCVPCPSGTYQEKEGQLSCDLCPRSDAFGPVGATNITGCTGQCPPGQHSADGFKPCQPCPRGSYQPEVGRALCFPCGGGLTTKHEGALSFQDCDTKVQCSPGHYYNTSVHRCIRCAVGTYQPDFRQNYCIACPGNTTTDFDGSTSVSQCKNRQCGGELGEYTGYIESPNYPGNYPANVECTWNINPPPKRKILIVVPEIFLPSEDECGDVLVMRKNSSPSSITTYETCQTYERPIAFTARSRKLWINFKTSEANSARGFQIPYVTYDEDYEQLVEDIVRDGRLYASENHQEILKDKKLIKAFFDVLAHPQNYFKYTEKHKEMLPRSFIKLLRSKVSSFLRPYK